A stretch of the Sulfolobus acidocaldarius SUSAZ genome encodes the following:
- a CDS encoding ATPase AAA, which translates to MRLMEFIFEKGNIISIYGASGTGKTNIGLELCQEIQPSLFISTEGKSYSSRVEKLRLKKDILFIESSNVFELLYALSKTTDLHIKLIVVDTVNKFYKLYRNKKDIELTLILLKSIADAGVKVVMLWQMSGNNRVSGEKFMRNFSDDIMRLSKGIIIGYSRYCKFKINDNGVIGCL; encoded by the coding sequence TTGAGATTAATGGAGTTTATTTTCGAGAAAGGGAACATTATTTCAATTTATGGAGCTTCAGGTACCGGAAAAACAAATATCGGGTTGGAATTGTGTCAAGAGATACAGCCCAGTTTATTTATATCTACTGAAGGTAAATCCTACTCCAGTAGGGTTGAGAAATTAAGGTTGAAGAAAGATATACTCTTCATAGAATCTTCCAATGTTTTTGAATTGTTATATGCATTATCAAAAACAACTGATTTACATATAAAACTGATAGTTGTAGATACAGTAAATAAATTCTACAAATTATATAGAAATAAAAAAGATATTGAACTCACCTTAATCCTTCTAAAATCTATTGCAGATGCGGGAGTAAAAGTGGTTATGTTGTGGCAAATGTCAGGAAATAATAGAGTTAGTGGCGAAAAATTTATGAGAAATTTTTCGGACGATATAATGAGATTAAGCAAAGGAATAATAATAGGGTACTCGAGATATTGCAAGTTCAAGATAAATGATAATGGCGTGATAGGATGTTTATGA
- a CDS encoding GTPase, with protein MIELDRDTDLVIKGPCVIRINSGKISVNGIVLMEGQLDIHENDTFTLTSMDVSSLDSNCEILSKYPTLGWHKIINDLEGRIIILGKQNSGKTYLSNMLLNMHGGKIIDADVGQSSLFLPTFVSISSRQVDKKLKLSERTYESIEFFGDITPSINPRLHISLIDKLYNMNKDEKNLVVDADGWINGFLALKHKLELIYRLDPDYILVFNEKILTDLPIEISRKVKIIKPFPLDVNRNIKTRKIYRKNKYRSYFSKSLLVDVDIREILGSPLSENLLFAWGEEVQLIDEQPCQGYYVEREEITGLIVGLSHKGKIAGAGLIKQIDEVNQKVTIQSPITVFDGVILGSIALNNDYDERRVKIKRCL; from the coding sequence ATGATTGAGTTAGACAGAGATACCGATCTTGTCATAAAAGGTCCGTGTGTAATTAGAATAAACAGCGGTAAGATATCTGTAAATGGAATAGTGCTGATGGAAGGACAGTTGGATATACATGAGAATGATACATTCACCCTTACTTCTATGGATGTAAGTTCTCTAGATAGTAATTGTGAAATATTATCAAAATATCCCACCTTAGGCTGGCATAAAATTATCAATGACTTGGAAGGAAGGATAATTATTTTGGGTAAGCAGAACTCAGGGAAGACCTATCTCTCTAACATGTTACTCAACATGCATGGAGGCAAAATAATAGATGCAGATGTAGGCCAATCTTCATTATTTTTGCCAACATTTGTGTCTATCTCGTCTAGACAAGTTGACAAAAAATTGAAACTATCGGAAAGAACGTATGAAAGTATAGAATTTTTTGGCGATATAACACCATCAATTAATCCTAGGCTCCACATATCACTGATAGATAAATTATATAATATGAATAAAGACGAAAAGAACCTGGTTGTTGATGCTGACGGATGGATAAACGGATTTTTAGCCCTTAAACATAAACTTGAACTGATCTACAGATTGGATCCTGATTACATTTTAGTATTCAATGAAAAGATACTAACCGATTTACCTATAGAAATAAGTAGAAAAGTAAAAATAATCAAACCATTTCCACTGGATGTAAACAGAAACATAAAAACACGGAAAATATATAGAAAAAATAAATATAGGAGTTATTTCTCGAAATCTCTCCTAGTAGATGTGGACATAAGAGAAATTTTAGGTTCACCATTATCCGAGAATTTATTGTTTGCTTGGGGAGAGGAAGTTCAATTAATAGATGAACAACCCTGCCAAGGTTACTACGTCGAGAGAGAGGAGATCACAGGATTAATTGTCGGTCTCTCACATAAGGGAAAAATTGCAGGTGCAGGCTTAATAAAACAGATTGATGAAGTTAATCAAAAAGTCACCATTCAATCGCCTATTACCGTATTTGATGGTGTAATTTTGGGAAGTATAGCATTAAATAATGACTATGATGAAAGAAGAGTGAAGATAAAGAGATGTTTATAA
- a CDS encoding thymidylate kinase — protein sequence MFIISFEGIDGSGKTTISKIIYEKLLIEIGSNRKIILTSEPFSREIIKLIEEIGWKDPISLTLLFTADRAYHLNLLFKQSPEIIIMDRYIDSTIAYQSSLGIDENWIRNLNKYFPEPDLTILLDLKPETAIARIKNKVDKFNFAEKISTLSKVREKYLELAKRNNKIRIVNAEKSIDEIVEETWSIVYSFLNHF from the coding sequence ATGTTTATAATATCATTTGAAGGAATAGATGGATCAGGAAAGACAACTATATCTAAAATAATCTATGAAAAACTCTTAATAGAAATTGGAAGTAATAGAAAAATCATATTAACTTCAGAGCCTTTCAGTCGGGAAATTATTAAGTTGATTGAGGAAATAGGATGGAAAGATCCTATATCATTAACATTGTTGTTTACTGCAGACAGAGCATATCACCTAAATCTACTGTTTAAACAAAGTCCTGAAATTATTATCATGGATAGATATATTGATTCTACAATAGCATATCAGAGTTCTCTGGGAATCGATGAAAATTGGATAAGGAACCTAAACAAATATTTCCCAGAGCCTGACTTAACTATACTACTCGATCTAAAGCCTGAAACTGCTATTGCGAGAATAAAAAATAAGGTGGACAAATTCAATTTTGCTGAAAAAATTTCTACATTATCAAAGGTTAGAGAGAAATATCTGGAACTAGCTAAAAGAAATAATAAAATAAGAATAGTGAATGCTGAGAAATCCATTGACGAGATTGTAGAGGAAACGTGGTCTATTGTTTATTCTTTTCTAAACCATTTCTAA
- a CDS encoding universal stress protein A, which yields MKFLIAYDGSEQSKKAVRFLLRILKKEDEVYVITVIKEAPRSPDQKIIEDEKKAENLHKEVLELFPSAKSAIIESGDVVSTIIDYCERVNCDMIVTGSRGLTGIKKVVIGSVSSALIEKAKVPILVVK from the coding sequence ATGAAGTTTTTAATAGCTTATGATGGGTCAGAACAGTCAAAAAAGGCTGTTAGATTTCTACTTCGCATACTAAAAAAAGAAGATGAAGTATATGTAATAACAGTTATAAAAGAGGCACCCAGGTCACCAGATCAAAAAATTATTGAAGATGAGAAAAAAGCCGAAAATCTTCATAAAGAAGTATTAGAGTTATTTCCATCAGCTAAATCAGCTATAATTGAAAGCGGGGATGTTGTAAGCACAATAATAGATTATTGTGAGAGAGTTAATTGTGATATGATAGTCACAGGTAGTAGAGGTCTAACAGGAATTAAAAAAGTAGTAATAGGCAGTGTTTCGTCAGCTTTGATAGAAAAGGCTAAGGTACCTATACTTGTCGTAAAGTAA
- a CDS encoding N-ethylammeline chlorohydrolase, protein MRSNKTYTLVRCRFIIDSESITENLNLIVQGNTIKSIGHEIEGDEIDCSKYVVIPGLINAHTHSGMMIFRGYYDDSELTEWLSRIWDEERKMTQEVMNIGSELSIIEMLSKGITGFVDMYFNPEGVKELAEKYGIRIDAGYTFLDSMLDPYEVDSRQRKLSKSNYFKPIVNVHSIYSTSINTLKLAKQLAEETETRIHIHVAETRNEIFQSKKKYGKFPVEFLHELNIVEISQLVHLGWVANWELQYIKMATHCPTSNMKLATAGFFPFIDMIEKGKNVTIGTDGPSTNNSLDMFREMKSAVLLQRHSYWDTRMKALHALKSATEEGYKLMGIKGGKIKEGYVADLVLLDTDELYPLKKDRIVSNIVYNAVGENVSKVIIDGKVVYERGKFSTRKKELLSLIDDIVM, encoded by the coding sequence ATGAGAAGTAATAAAACATATACACTAGTGAGATGCAGGTTTATAATAGATTCAGAGAGTATAACTGAAAATTTGAACCTAATTGTACAAGGAAATACAATTAAGTCTATTGGTCATGAAATTGAAGGTGATGAAATTGATTGTTCAAAATACGTTGTTATTCCGGGCTTGATTAACGCTCATACCCATTCTGGGATGATGATATTCAGAGGATATTATGACGATAGTGAACTGACTGAGTGGTTATCTAGAATTTGGGACGAAGAACGAAAAATGACCCAGGAGGTTATGAATATTGGGTCAGAACTATCCATCATTGAAATGTTATCTAAAGGTATCACAGGGTTTGTTGATATGTATTTTAATCCAGAAGGTGTTAAGGAACTAGCTGAAAAGTACGGTATTAGAATTGATGCTGGATATACTTTTTTAGATTCAATGTTGGATCCATATGAGGTAGATTCTAGACAAAGGAAGCTTAGTAAAAGTAACTACTTTAAACCTATAGTAAACGTTCATAGTATATATTCCACATCTATTAATACTCTGAAATTAGCAAAACAACTGGCTGAAGAGACGGAAACACGTATTCATATTCATGTGGCTGAAACTAGGAATGAAATTTTTCAGTCTAAGAAAAAATACGGCAAATTTCCTGTAGAGTTTCTACATGAATTAAATATAGTTGAAATTTCTCAATTGGTTCATTTAGGATGGGTCGCAAATTGGGAATTGCAGTATATAAAAATGGCTACACATTGTCCTACATCTAATATGAAATTAGCCACTGCAGGTTTTTTCCCATTTATAGATATGATCGAAAAGGGTAAGAACGTTACTATAGGTACTGACGGACCGTCTACAAATAATTCACTGGATATGTTTAGGGAAATGAAAAGTGCGGTATTATTGCAGAGACACTCCTATTGGGACACTAGAATGAAAGCACTTCATGCTCTTAAATCTGCTACAGAAGAAGGATACAAATTGATGGGAATAAAGGGAGGAAAAATAAAAGAAGGATATGTGGCAGACCTGGTTCTTCTTGATACTGATGAATTATATCCCCTAAAGAAAGACCGTATAGTCTCAAATATAGTTTATAATGCAGTGGGGGAAAACGTAAGTAAGGTAATAATTGATGGTAAAGTAGTATATGAAAGGGGAAAATTTTCTACGAGAAAGAAGGAACTTCTATCGCTCATTGACGATATCGTAATGTAA